CAAACAAGCGTTTCCCGCAAACGCGACAGATGATAAAAACATCACAGAAAAAAAAGAACACACGATATCCATAGAAAACAGGGACAGAACCAACAGAAATTTCAACAAAAACTTTTCAAAAAACGGAGATGGAAAATATAAAAGACAGGACAGCAGAAAAGATTCTTTTCAGTTTAAAAAAAACAGAAAGGATTTTGTAAGAAGTTCCGACAGATTCAAAGGACAGCAGAACTATGAAGCCGGAAAAAAACAAAACGCCAACGACATAAACAGGGAAATTGAAACACTGAAGAGGAAATTTTTAGAACAACAGAATTTGATTTCCGACATTGCGAAACAGAAAAATGACGTCAAACCGCTTATAGCTTCAATTGTTGCCCTTATCGTCTCCATCGTGGCGGTTTTCTTGTCAATATTTCCCGTTATAAAGCATTAAAGGTTCATAGGGGTCAATGCGGCTTAGAATTTCAGTCCTGTTTTCAGGAAGAGGTTCGAACATGCTCGCGATAAAAAACGCGTGTGATTCCTGTTCTATTGATGGAATGATACTCTGCGCGATATCCAATAGAATTGAAGCAAAGGGGATAATTTCAGCCCAGGAAAAGGGTTTGCCGGTTTTTGTTTTCTCAAAAGAGAAATTCCCGAGAAGGCGATATACTCGAATTTCCAGGCTTTTGCTAGATTTGGGCGTGAACATTGTCATTCTCGCGGGTTACGACGAACTGGTAAAAAAACCTCTTTTGTCGGATTTCAAGGGCAGGATTCTGAATATTCATCCCGCCCCCCTACCTCGGTTCGGAGGCAAGGGAATGTACCGCATGGAGGTTCACAAAAAAGTTTTGGAAAGCGGCGTAAAATTTTCAGGTCCCACGATTCATGTTGTCGATGAGAATTACGATTCTGGGAAAATAATTGCCCATGAAAA
The genomic region above belongs to candidate division WOR-3 bacterium and contains:
- the purN gene encoding phosphoribosylglycinamide formyltransferase — its product is MRLRISVLFSGRGSNMLAIKNACDSCSIDGMILCAISNRIEAKGIISAQEKGLPVFVFSKEKFPRRRYTRISRLLLDLGVNIVILAGYDELVKKPLLSDFKGRILNIHPAPLPRFGGKGMYRMEVHKKVLESGVKFSGPTIHVVDENYDSGKIIAHEKVTVVDGDTPESLAERILAVEHNLYPKTLAKISRGEIQLF